Proteins encoded in a region of the Metamycoplasma alkalescens genome:
- the map gene encoding type I methionyl aminopeptidase gives MIRIKNQIEIQKIKKACAILAEVKKILWDFIRPGVSLKEIDSVAFKEITKRGGKPAFLGQYGFPATCCISVNEELIHGIPSDYLVKEGDLIKIDTGVIWENYYSDSAFTKGVGKITKEDQELIDVAKDAFYAGFNAIKVGKRIGDVSAAIGNFIRQKGYYTPDEFCGHGIGYQLHEDPMIPNDGIPNTGPIIKNGMVICIEPMILQKSKKVQIKNDNWTVIDPLGFNTAHYEQTILIDNGEAYILSGDNI, from the coding sequence GTGATAAGAATTAAAAATCAAATTGAAATCCAAAAAATCAAAAAAGCCTGTGCAATCTTGGCCGAAGTTAAAAAAATTCTTTGAGACTTCATAAGACCAGGAGTTTCTTTAAAAGAAATTGATAGCGTCGCTTTTAAAGAAATTACGAAACGCGGCGGGAAACCAGCTTTTTTAGGACAATATGGTTTTCCTGCAACTTGCTGCATCTCAGTCAATGAGGAATTAATTCATGGCATTCCTTCGGATTATCTTGTTAAAGAAGGTGATCTTATTAAAATTGACACAGGGGTTATTTGGGAAAATTATTATTCTGATTCAGCTTTTACTAAAGGCGTTGGAAAAATTACCAAAGAAGACCAAGAATTAATTGATGTTGCAAAAGACGCTTTCTATGCCGGATTTAATGCAATTAAGGTTGGCAAAAGAATTGGTGATGTCTCAGCGGCGATTGGGAATTTCATTCGTCAAAAAGGTTATTATACCCCAGATGAATTTTGTGGCCATGGCATTGGGTATCAATTACATGAGGATCCAATGATTCCTAATGATGGCATCCCAAATACTGGACCGATTATTAAAAATGGGATGGTGATTTGCATTGAACCAATGATTTTGCAAAAATCAAAAAAAGTTCAAATCAAAAATGATAATTGAACAGTAATTGATCCATTAGGATTTAATACAGCACATTATGAACAAACAATTTTAATTGATAATGGAGAGGCATATATCTTATCAGGAGATAACATTTAA
- the infA gene encoding translation initiation factor IF-1 — translation MGKNKKENKEEVIKMTGRIIKMHSTKNYDVLLENDQEIKAYISGKMALHNIKLIPGDVVDVEISPFNLELGRIVFRHK, via the coding sequence ATGGGAAAAAATAAAAAAGAAAATAAAGAAGAAGTGATTAAAATGACTGGTCGCATTATCAAAATGCACTCAACGAAAAATTATGATGTCTTATTAGAAAATGATCAAGAAATCAAAGCATATATCTCTGGAAAAATGGCATTGCATAATATCAAATTAATTCCAGGTGATGTTGTTGATGTAGAAATCAGTCCATTTAACTTAGAATTAGGTCGAATTGTTTTTCGTCATAAGTAA
- the rpmJ gene encoding 50S ribosomal protein L36 produces the protein MKVRASIKRICKDCKIIKRHGVNRVICINPKHKQRQG, from the coding sequence ATGAAAGTAAGAGCGTCAATCAAACGGATCTGTAAGGACTGTAAAATAATTAAAAGACATGGTGTTAATAGAGTTATTTGCATTAACCCAAAACATAAACAAAGACAAGGATAA
- the rpsM gene encoding 30S ribosomal protein S13, protein MARVLNIEIPNNKKARISLTYIFGIGPTLAKKILTDANVDGEKRVKELSEEELTRIRDEAKKYTTEGDLRREINLNIKRLMEIKSYRGIRHRKGLPVRGQSTKKNARTRKGPRKTIAGKKGK, encoded by the coding sequence ATGGCTAGAGTTTTAAATATCGAAATTCCAAATAATAAAAAAGCACGTATTTCTTTAACATATATTTTTGGCATTGGTCCTACATTAGCAAAAAAAATCTTAACTGATGCAAATGTAGATGGCGAAAAAAGAGTTAAAGAATTAAGCGAAGAAGAATTAACACGTATTAGGGATGAAGCTAAAAAATACACAACCGAAGGTGATTTAAGAAGAGAAATTAACTTAAACATCAAACGTTTAATGGAAATTAAATCATACCGGGGCATCAGACATAGAAAAGGTTTACCAGTTCGTGGTCAATCAACAAAGAAAAATGCAAGAACAAGAAAAGGTCCAAGAAAAACAATTGCTGGAAAGAAAGGTAAATAA
- the rpsK gene encoding 30S ribosomal protein S11, which yields MAKKNKKVITQGVAHIHSTYQNTIVSFADLKGNVFAWSSSGAIGYKGTKKKTPYAAGLAAAAAVEKAKEFGLKEVSILVKGVGPGKSTARKQIETSGFSIKDVKDVTPTPHNGTRPPKKILKREK from the coding sequence ATGGCTAAGAAAAATAAAAAAGTTATTACACAAGGTGTCGCACACATTCATTCAACATACCAAAATACCATTGTTTCTTTTGCAGATTTAAAAGGCAATGTTTTTGCATGATCTTCATCAGGTGCAATCGGGTATAAAGGGACAAAGAAAAAAACTCCATATGCAGCAGGTTTAGCAGCCGCTGCCGCAGTTGAAAAAGCTAAAGAATTTGGGTTAAAAGAAGTTTCAATTTTAGTTAAAGGTGTTGGTCCTGGTAAATCAACAGCTAGAAAACAAATTGAAACAAGTGGGTTTAGTATTAAAGATGTTAAAGATGTAACTCCAACACCTCATAATGGTACACGTCCTCCAAAAAAAATTCTTAAAAGAGAAAAATAA
- a CDS encoding DNA-directed RNA polymerase subunit alpha encodes MEKNQKIIYKELIAEKINDFNTTFIIEPLARGYANTMGTVLRRTLLSSITSIAPFAIKINNVEHEFQTIDGLKEDAITLVRNIRNIRFVYNEELFLENNLAKVSFKSNKEGEIYAYDIPLNSGLEIVNKDQYIATIAKGGSLEFDLFLRQGKGFIDFEENKNVIGQYGPRLESTIKNGQFLAIDSDFSPIKKCEISFEELNSSSKLIEERLKIKIETDGTLQAKDAIEQAAKIIVAHFQIIGNINALETLELFEDNKEKKEKDIKASISIDKLNLTIRSLNALKRAKYNTVEEIIKLSDEDLSNIKNLGKKSIEDIIQKRNEWLEKMGQANNNNEDFIIESFDQVNNLDLEEGDK; translated from the coding sequence ATGGAAAAAAATCAAAAAATTATATACAAGGAATTAATCGCGGAAAAAATCAATGATTTTAATACAACATTCATTATTGAACCACTTGCGCGTGGCTATGCAAATACAATGGGGACAGTTTTAAGAAGAACACTGTTATCTTCAATTACTTCAATTGCCCCATTTGCAATTAAAATTAATAATGTCGAACATGAATTTCAAACAATTGATGGACTAAAAGAAGATGCAATTACTTTAGTTCGAAACATAAGAAATATTCGTTTTGTTTATAATGAAGAACTTTTTTTAGAAAACAACTTAGCTAAAGTTTCTTTTAAATCAAACAAAGAAGGTGAAATTTATGCTTATGATATTCCTTTAAATTCAGGATTAGAAATTGTTAATAAAGATCAATATATTGCAACAATTGCCAAGGGTGGTTCATTAGAATTTGATTTATTTTTAAGACAAGGCAAAGGATTTATTGATTTTGAAGAAAATAAAAATGTCATTGGGCAATATGGTCCAAGATTAGAATCGACAATTAAAAATGGGCAATTTTTAGCAATTGATAGTGATTTTAGTCCCATCAAAAAATGTGAAATTTCTTTTGAAGAGCTAAATAGTTCATCAAAATTGATTGAAGAAAGACTAAAAATCAAAATCGAAACCGATGGCACCTTGCAAGCTAAAGATGCAATTGAGCAAGCTGCAAAAATTATTGTCGCACATTTTCAAATCATTGGTAATATCAATGCGCTTGAAACACTTGAATTGTTTGAAGATAATAAAGAAAAGAAAGAAAAAGACATTAAAGCATCAATTTCAATTGATAAATTGAATCTAACAATTCGTTCACTAAATGCTTTAAAAAGAGCAAAATATAACACAGTTGAAGAAATTATTAAATTAAGTGATGAAGATTTATCAAACATTAAAAACCTAGGTAAAAAATCAATTGAAGACATTATTCAAAAAAGAAATGAATGACTTGAAAAAATGGGTCAAGCAAACAACAATAATGAAGATTTTATAATCGAATCATTTGATCAAGTGAATAATTTAGATTTAGAAGAGGGAGATAAATAA
- the rplQ gene encoding 50S ribosomal protein L17, with product MANPKQVFRRNTEWWNHIERSLVTDLLINGKLKTTLERAKRIRSNAEKMITLAKKNTLSTRRQAAKFLRNIPSKNQNKDSLQYLFDVLGPKYATRNGGYTRIIKINNRAGDNAKMAIIKLV from the coding sequence ATGGCAAATCCAAAACAAGTATTTCGCAGAAATACAGAATGATGAAACCATATTGAGAGATCTTTAGTTACTGACTTATTAATTAATGGAAAACTAAAAACGACTTTAGAAAGAGCAAAACGCATTCGTTCAAATGCGGAAAAAATGATTACTTTAGCAAAGAAAAACACCCTTTCAACCCGTAGACAAGCAGCAAAATTTTTAAGAAATATTCCATCAAAAAACCAAAATAAAGATTCATTACAATATTTATTTGATGTTTTAGGACCAAAATATGCAACTCGGAATGGCGGATATACAAGAATTATTAAAATCAACAACCGTGCTGGTGACAATGCGAAAATGGCAATTATTAAACTTGTTTAA
- the rpmF gene encoding 50S ribosomal protein L32, with protein MAVVPKRKTSKQRKNLRRSHHALSLATLVECKHCKQSIIPHQACKYCGFYKDIKVLKNAINDKIK; from the coding sequence ATGGCTGTAGTTCCAAAAAGAAAAACTTCGAAGCAAAGAAAAAATTTAAGAAGAAGTCATCATGCCCTAAGTTTAGCAACATTGGTTGAATGTAAACATTGTAAACAATCAATCATTCCGCATCAAGCATGTAAATATTGTGGGTTTTATAAAGATATCAAAGTTCTTAAAAATGCAATTAATGACAAAATCAAATAA
- a CDS encoding OppA family ABC transporter substrate-binding lipoprotein — translation MKKINKLALLSALPLSAAAIPLIAASCNSINLKRYVFEYSSSYSPQAFGHDASRSYGSYIGSAVTQHISVGLLRYQSLNEPEVFHHDIKNAENQITDIKTYITKPSYVVKKLALASAIVVTDKDGKTSVFDSDDYDMSEQKAPNEDTIDGKVIGHFPSPSIFLKSSNQKSINSNEFLKKLKDAKKVQFVVRKGVFWVDQNGNKTKYEVQAKDFYYSWLRTQAINGTFRHGNGGSEQLDAEAQEALSDPSSSAFTEKEGYSNEYLFTLFGIDYEKFGKEEEFIQKVETDQFKGDEAITFQQLGQSKTDFEKFINATIIKDYTFMPAPSQYIDEANASSELPVYDYIGNKTEKSKKFEEKLRAIDKKSIVSKVGAYWYGLSLKNTLFIGPYYILPQKGQELRLKKNQHYYDQEWAKSNDTVEEIFQIYNSDIEPDIFTRRSLNQYKQGRLSQISFTDLKPNQQSEILKNRREYGLRFNRAINKTSPFYRSVLQPFVKPLPDNNDVSFYGFNDAFAKIMFGGTRDELKKGTNDPKEYISGTGLIFRTLFNAAINWNELAAQATNGQGIAWLAKVADGSEIGGKDQSNSKIKTPYDVREEINSLFALKSDGTGKLKFGDKLNEDLSPLENDEAVKNISTKIDRLKSAGFETIKQEMEKLIQEFDKKNPELSGKEFSFQYIYPFINISAGYKEAFENISKTFEQLHPRLKLSVFHTTNKDDPKFQALRTGGANATELVSWGYDYDAIGSGYDGLSWNANLIPTLTWIAANEENKKNEILKQNYPKIHALAKAIVEWSEKENTKWIGSVPFKELHLVKNDFKGQRLPYTTSLKFEKKNGSTTYELVKGADGKPEKWKSENGKQATEAHAWTAQFWLNYVSSITNEEAKELMKEFTSFFNVDFSYNIFKQKNEFGRSLIQKHFIVPDDSPTGVSMYSDWKIKLEK, via the coding sequence ATGAAAAAAATAAACAAATTAGCTTTATTATCAGCCCTCCCATTGTCAGCTGCAGCAATCCCATTAATTGCAGCTTCATGTAATAGTATCAATTTAAAAAGATATGTTTTTGAATATAGTTCTTCTTATTCACCACAAGCATTTGGGCATGATGCTTCAAGATCATATGGTTCATATATTGGTAGTGCTGTCACCCAACACATTTCAGTCGGATTATTAAGATATCAATCACTAAATGAACCTGAAGTTTTCCATCATGATATTAAAAATGCTGAAAATCAAATTACTGATATTAAAACTTACATCACAAAACCATCTTATGTAGTTAAAAAACTAGCGTTAGCATCAGCAATTGTTGTTACTGATAAAGATGGAAAAACAAGTGTATTTGATAGTGATGATTATGATATGTCAGAACAAAAAGCACCAAATGAAGATACAATAGATGGCAAAGTAATTGGGCATTTTCCAAGTCCTTCAATCTTTCTAAAATCAAGTAATCAAAAATCAATCAATAGTAATGAATTTTTAAAAAAATTAAAAGATGCCAAAAAAGTTCAATTCGTTGTACGAAAAGGTGTTTTTTGAGTTGATCAAAATGGTAATAAAACAAAATATGAAGTTCAAGCAAAAGATTTTTATTATTCATGATTAAGAACACAAGCAATCAATGGTACATTTAGACATGGAAATGGTGGAAGTGAACAACTAGACGCTGAAGCACAGGAAGCTTTATCTGATCCATCTTCATCTGCATTCACTGAAAAAGAAGGATATTCAAACGAATATTTATTTACATTATTTGGTATTGATTATGAAAAATTTGGAAAAGAAGAAGAATTCATTCAAAAAGTTGAAACTGATCAATTTAAGGGTGATGAAGCAATTACATTTCAACAACTAGGACAAAGCAAAACTGACTTTGAAAAATTTATTAATGCAACAATCATCAAAGACTATACTTTCATGCCTGCTCCTTCGCAATATATTGATGAAGCAAATGCAAGTTCTGAATTACCAGTTTATGATTACATTGGTAATAAGACTGAAAAATCAAAGAAATTTGAAGAAAAACTAAGAGCAATTGATAAAAAATCAATTGTTTCTAAGGTTGGAGCATATTGATATGGATTGAGTTTAAAAAACACTTTATTCATTGGTCCATATTACATCTTGCCCCAAAAAGGTCAAGAGCTTAGATTGAAAAAGAATCAACATTACTATGATCAAGAATGAGCAAAAAGCAATGATACCGTTGAAGAAATTTTCCAAATTTACAATAGTGACATTGAACCGGATATTTTTACAAGAAGAAGTTTAAACCAATACAAACAAGGTAGACTTTCGCAAATTAGTTTTACTGATCTTAAGCCAAACCAACAATCAGAAATTTTAAAAAATAGGCGTGAATATGGTTTACGTTTCAATCGGGCAATAAATAAAACAAGTCCATTTTATCGTTCAGTTTTACAACCATTTGTTAAACCACTACCTGATAATAATGATGTCTCATTTTATGGGTTTAATGATGCCTTTGCCAAAATAATGTTTGGTGGTACAAGAGATGAATTGAAAAAAGGTACAAATGATCCAAAAGAATATATTTCAGGAACTGGATTGATTTTTAGAACATTGTTTAATGCTGCAATAAACTGAAATGAATTAGCAGCTCAAGCAACAAATGGTCAAGGAATTGCTTGATTGGCAAAAGTTGCTGATGGTTCAGAAATTGGTGGAAAAGATCAAAGTAATTCAAAAATTAAAACTCCTTATGATGTAAGAGAAGAAATTAATTCATTGTTTGCTTTGAAATCAGATGGAACAGGTAAGTTAAAATTTGGAGATAAATTAAATGAAGATTTAAGTCCATTAGAAAATGATGAGGCAGTTAAAAACATTTCAACAAAAATTGATAGGTTAAAATCAGCTGGATTTGAAACTATTAAACAAGAAATGGAAAAATTAATTCAAGAATTTGATAAGAAAAATCCAGAATTAAGTGGAAAAGAGTTTTCATTCCAATACATTTATCCTTTTATTAATATTTCAGCAGGTTATAAAGAAGCATTTGAAAATATCTCAAAAACATTTGAGCAACTTCATCCAAGATTAAAACTTTCAGTATTTCACACTACTAATAAAGACGATCCAAAATTTCAAGCACTTAGAACTGGTGGAGCAAATGCAACAGAATTGGTCTCATGAGGTTATGATTATGATGCAATTGGTTCAGGATATGATGGCTTATCATGAAATGCTAACCTGATTCCAACATTAACATGAATAGCTGCAAATGAAGAAAATAAAAAGAATGAAATTCTTAAACAAAATTATCCAAAAATACATGCACTTGCAAAAGCTATTGTGGAGTGATCAGAAAAAGAAAATACTAAATGAATTGGTTCTGTTCCATTTAAAGAACTTCATTTAGTAAAAAATGATTTTAAAGGTCAACGTTTACCATATACAACATCATTAAAATTTGAAAAGAAGAATGGTTCAACAACATATGAATTAGTAAAAGGGGCTGATGGTAAACCAGAAAAATGAAAATCAGAAAATGGTAAGCAAGCAACTGAAGCACATGCTTGAACAGCACAATTTTGATTAAATTATGTTTCAAGTATAACTAATGAAGAAGCTAAAGAATTGATGAAAGAATTTACTTCATTTTTCAATGTAGATTTTAGTTACAATATCTTCAAACAAAAAAATGAATTTGGTCGTTCACTAATTCAAAAACATTTCATTGTACCCGATGATTCACCAACTGGGGTATCAATGTATTCAGATTGAAAAATAAAATTAGAAAAATAG
- a CDS encoding ABC transporter permease, whose protein sequence is MFRYIRQRILFAILTLFIITFVVFVLVSAFGPSPIKSIVEKELQDPKNKLTFDELMVMYEKQFGLRDAEGNPISIIARYFRYLGGAFRGDFGFVINKANNPSPSEYTNIQQLFFIPLRYSIRITLPAFIISSIVGTTIGVFAGYKRGKLFDSAANIFVLLFIAIPSFVLAPILITISLKIGIPATIPRDALEPTFGELFVSYLPPILIITLASMAVYVSYTRNQVITVLTSNYVLIAKTKGLNARQIFFKYVLRNISIPLFNLLLGSFLGLLSGSIIIEKYWDVPGTSQIIARSFPTGEINIIMFSTIFFTGLSLLADILADVMYAVLDPKITFATKSKKNYWLFFKAYLERRKLAKDLFNKQKNQLQNQQISKND, encoded by the coding sequence ATGTTTAGATATATACGGCAAAGGATTCTTTTTGCTATTCTTACTTTGTTCATAATTACGTTCGTAGTTTTTGTTTTAGTGAGTGCATTTGGACCAAGTCCAATTAAATCAATCGTTGAAAAAGAATTGCAAGATCCCAAAAATAAACTCACATTTGATGAGTTAATGGTAATGTATGAAAAGCAATTTGGATTAAGGGATGCAGAAGGTAATCCAATTTCAATTATTGCAAGATATTTCAGATATCTTGGTGGTGCATTTAGAGGAGATTTTGGTTTTGTAATTAACAAAGCAAATAATCCAAGTCCATCAGAATATACAAATATTCAACAATTATTTTTTATTCCTTTAAGATATTCAATTCGTATCACACTTCCTGCATTCATAATAAGTTCAATTGTTGGAACTACGATTGGTGTTTTTGCAGGGTATAAAAGAGGAAAATTATTTGATTCAGCAGCAAACATATTTGTTTTATTATTCATTGCGATTCCTTCATTTGTTTTAGCACCAATTTTGATCACAATTTCGCTAAAAATAGGAATTCCTGCAACAATTCCAAGAGATGCACTAGAACCAACATTTGGTGAACTATTTGTTTCTTACTTACCACCAATTTTAATTATTACTTTGGCTTCAATGGCGGTTTATGTAAGTTATACAAGAAACCAAGTAATTACAGTGTTAACTTCAAATTATGTTTTAATTGCTAAAACAAAAGGATTAAATGCAAGACAAATATTTTTTAAATATGTTTTAAGAAATATCTCAATTCCATTGTTTAACTTATTACTTGGTTCATTTTTAGGATTGTTATCTGGTTCAATTATTATTGAAAAATATTGGGATGTTCCAGGGACAAGTCAAATTATTGCAAGATCATTCCCAACCGGGGAAATTAATATCATCATGTTCTCAACAATATTTTTTACAGGTCTATCATTATTAGCAGATATTCTTGCGGATGTGATGTATGCAGTATTGGACCCAAAAATTACTTTTGCAACAAAAAGCAAGAAAAATTACTGATTATTCTTTAAAGCATATTTAGAAAGAAGAAAATTAGCTAAAGATTTATTTAACAAACAAAAAAATCAATTACAAAATCAACAAATATCAAAAAATGACTAG
- a CDS encoding ABC transporter permease codes for MENNLENQVKDFNKQYKISSELSKKFAFVQGSDKVQTSSIAGRPKKMGIEIAKRFFSNPIVVISLIIFTFILMASLIVPSKLATEYTPNSPINKYSFIELLPPVYSPMVTKAVSNTDPVYKFYLNLKASISQLPQDQQVLWNQWFAFFLDSAKTSSFEGQLFFTYNAYSLFEAGVLNELLFKAQQEGSTLTTDFVNTLKATQVPVLKTYLGTSSTGYDIWVTTWYATWRGIEIAIITTLIQAIFGITIGAFLGFHAGKLVDTIVMRIINIFNSPPTIIWILIFVGIFGTNQVSLILAMSIAGWPLFVGLTRMYIITVKNEEYIVAAKAIGASTPRQIFVHALPAIVGKIANSFVKNVPSAILWVASLAFLGFFKDGKDTNLGQILIESSSEAGQNVWIILLPTLILLFLTLSLNFMAIGIHDALDPRVINKGRRK; via the coding sequence ATGGAAAATAATTTAGAAAACCAGGTCAAGGATTTTAATAAGCAATATAAGATAAGTTCAGAATTATCAAAAAAATTTGCTTTTGTTCAAGGCAGTGATAAAGTCCAAACTTCATCAATTGCTGGAAGACCTAAAAAAATGGGAATCGAAATTGCAAAAAGATTTTTTTCAAATCCAATTGTTGTGATTTCCTTAATAATTTTTACTTTTATTTTGATGGCATCATTGATTGTTCCTTCAAAATTAGCAACAGAATATACACCTAATTCTCCAATCAATAAATATTCTTTTATTGAACTACTACCACCAGTTTATAGTCCGATGGTAACAAAAGCAGTTTCTAACACTGACCCAGTTTATAAATTCTATTTAAACTTAAAAGCTTCAATTTCACAACTTCCACAAGATCAACAAGTGTTATGAAATCAATGATTTGCCTTCTTTTTAGATTCAGCCAAAACTTCTTCATTTGAAGGTCAATTGTTTTTTACATATAATGCATATTCATTATTTGAAGCTGGTGTTTTAAATGAATTATTATTTAAAGCTCAACAAGAAGGAAGCACATTAACAACGGATTTTGTTAATACCTTAAAAGCAACTCAAGTTCCAGTTTTAAAAACATATTTAGGAACTTCATCAACGGGCTATGATATTTGAGTAACTACTTGATATGCAACTTGAAGAGGGATTGAAATTGCGATTATTACAACTCTAATTCAAGCAATATTTGGGATTACAATTGGAGCATTCCTAGGTTTTCATGCCGGAAAATTAGTTGATACAATTGTGATGAGAATTATTAATATATTCAACTCACCACCAACAATTATTTGAATTTTAATTTTTGTTGGAATCTTTGGAACCAACCAAGTATCCTTAATCTTAGCAATGTCAATTGCAGGATGACCGTTATTTGTTGGGTTAACAAGAATGTATATCATCACTGTTAAAAATGAAGAATATATTGTTGCTGCCAAAGCAATTGGGGCATCAACACCAAGACAAATTTTTGTTCATGCCTTGCCAGCAATTGTTGGAAAAATTGCAAACTCATTTGTTAAAAATGTCCCAAGTGCAATTTTATGAGTAGCATCATTAGCATTCTTAGGATTCTTTAAGGATGGTAAAGATACTAACTTAGGACAAATTCTAATTGAATCATCCTCAGAAGCTGGACAAAATGTGTGAATTATTTTATTACCAACATTGATTTTGTTATTCTTAACATTATCATTAAACTTCATGGCAATCGGAATTCATGATGCTTTAGATCCAAGAGTTATAAACAAAGGAAGAAGAAAATAA
- a CDS encoding ABC transporter ATP-binding protein, with the protein MEITKKTPINQHSNRKKHKKEKASQKRGYLFSKIQAEEKLQNNRLLEVRNLHVSFPIGRKKTIHIVRGVDIDVNRAEIVGLVGESGSGKSVTSKTLINVNENALVTADKIQIGDLELSNILKKEKYWQLVRGQKIGYIPQDPLTSLNPTRLIGKQLLDALNNNLDWVGKTYTEKKEYLLGLLKTFGLREAEKIFNSYPHTLSGGMKQRIVITMVVALKPDLIIADEPTTALDPTVQASVLALFENIRQEMGISIILISHNISVIAKFCDYIYVMYAGRIVEKGLKEEIFTKPAHPYTWALISAIPESKEEKLYNIKGTPPDMANLPVGDPFAPRNDYALEIDFIKEPPLIPITETHYAATWLLSPEAPKIELSKDLQKRLDLFKKAFNNGKSN; encoded by the coding sequence ATGGAAATTACAAAAAAAACGCCAATAAATCAACATTCAAATCGAAAAAAACATAAAAAAGAAAAAGCATCACAAAAAAGAGGATATTTATTCTCAAAAATTCAAGCCGAAGAAAAATTGCAAAATAACCGTTTGTTAGAAGTAAGAAATTTACATGTTAGTTTCCCAATTGGTAGAAAGAAAACAATTCATATCGTCAGAGGTGTTGATATTGATGTTAATCGCGCTGAGATTGTTGGCTTAGTTGGCGAATCGGGTTCAGGGAAATCTGTCACTTCGAAAACATTGATTAATGTCAATGAAAATGCTTTAGTAACCGCTGATAAAATTCAAATTGGTGATTTAGAATTAAGTAACATTCTAAAAAAAGAAAAATATTGACAATTAGTGCGGGGTCAAAAAATTGGTTATATTCCCCAAGATCCACTAACTTCATTAAACCCCACAAGATTGATTGGGAAACAATTACTAGATGCACTAAATAACAATCTTGATTGGGTTGGAAAAACCTATACGGAAAAAAAAGAATATTTATTAGGTTTGTTAAAAACTTTTGGACTAAGAGAAGCTGAAAAAATTTTTAATTCATACCCACACACCCTTTCAGGGGGAATGAAACAAAGAATTGTGATTACAATGGTTGTGGCACTAAAACCAGATTTAATTATTGCCGATGAACCAACAACAGCTCTAGATCCAACTGTCCAAGCAAGTGTGCTTGCACTTTTTGAAAACATTCGTCAAGAAATGGGGATCTCAATTATTTTAATTAGTCATAATATCTCAGTTATTGCAAAATTCTGTGACTATATTTATGTGATGTATGCCGGAAGAATTGTTGAAAAAGGTTTGAAAGAAGAAATTTTTACCAAACCAGCACACCCATATACATGAGCTTTAATTTCTGCAATTCCTGAATCAAAAGAAGAAAAATTATATAACATTAAAGGAACTCCTCCAGACATGGCTAATTTACCAGTTGGTGATCCTTTTGCACCAAGAAATGATTATGCCCTTGAGATTGATTTTATCAAAGAACCCCCTTTAATCCCAATTACTGAGACACATTATGCAGCAACTTGATTATTAAGTCCAGAAGCTCCAAAAATTGAATTATCAAAAGATTTACAAAAACGTTTAGATTTATTTAAAAAGGCTTTTAACAATGGCAAGAGTAATTAA